CACCACGAACACCGCAGCCGCACACAGCAGCAGCTTGCGCCAGACATCCAGCTTGAACCGCACCTGCTCCGCCACAATCCGGACGATGCGCTTCTTCAGATTCGATCCCGTCACTCCGGAGACGCAGCTCATCGGCATACTCCTACAGTTGTCATAATATCTACTACATTAGTTTGTTGATGGCAAACCCAAAATGCGTGCGGGCGCCCCAGGTCTCGTTTCTGAGACCTGGGTAACTCACATTCGCGCGAACCGCTTTGCCAATCCTCCACTCGGCAACTCCAGCGACGGGTCAATATCCCGGTTCCCCCGCGAGTGCCGCACGCCTGTCCTCACTCAACGGCACAGCAGCCGGCAATTTGAGCGCGAAGCCAACCATCCACACAATACTCAGAAACCGCGCCACAGGAATGAAATAGCCCGCAGTGAAATTCATCAGTGTCAGCGCAGAGAGCACACCCGCGGCCGCAACCACAATACCCAGCCCCATCAGCCATCGCGGCAACAGCTTGCCCGCCGCCACCGATACTCCGGCGACAAACAACCCAAGAAACACCGCGAAGCCGGGACCTCCCCCATCGAACCCCAGCGACTGCAGCGCTACAACGGCGCCCGTTGCCGCAGCCACACCCGGCCTGGTCAGCGACCACGTCGCCAAAGCGGAGCCAACCAGCATCATCGGAGCAGCGATCCCGCCCAGGGCCGCAATCTGTTCGCCACCCGAACGCGCACCTGAAGATCGCAAAAGCCCGACGCTAAGGGCCATGAAGATACCCAACGGAATCGCAGACACGAATTCGCAAAACGATCCCCACCGGATCGCCCAGCTGTGCTGTGCCACAAAAGCAACCGCGACCGCTCCATCATGTGGCACGTGGAAAGCGACGCTTACATTCGACCCCCCGGCTTTCAGCAGAACGACATACATCACCGTAAGCGTGAGAAGAACGGCCTTGGCATGGCGTTGAAGATACATCGTATTTCCTCCCGAACGTCTTCACTTGGGTTGTGTTGCAAGGTGGTTGGCGACGCGGTCCAGCCGGGACTCCCATCTCTTCTCAAGCTCATCAGCCTTCACGCGCTGATCAGGATTCAGGACCGTGCCGTATATCTTCGATTGCATCTTCTCTTTCTCCATCAGCAGCGCCGCAATCGTGCTGGCCTGACGATTCGCAACCGCTTCGACTTTGCTCTGGTCCGGATTTTCCTCGGCAGCCAGCGCGTTCATCTCCTTGTTTTCCGCAAGGAGTTCCTGAACCCGCGCCGATACGGTCGGCCGCTCTGCCTGCCAGATTGTTTTGATCTGCGTCCTCTGCGCATCACTCAGATTCAATGCGTGAGCCACATAGTTCCCGGGTCCCGGGCGATGCCATCCGTGCCCGCACCAGCCACTCCGCCCTCGCGCGTCCGCACGCACAATGACGAACGCCATCAGCCCAACCACCACCGCCACGGTGGCCCATAGTGTGAATCGCTTCATACAAATACCTCTCACCCTGCAATTGG
This is a stretch of genomic DNA from Edaphobacter acidisoli. It encodes these proteins:
- a CDS encoding Spy/CpxP family protein refolding chaperone, with the translated sequence MKRFTLWATVAVVVGLMAFVIVRADARGRSGWCGHGWHRPGPGNYVAHALNLSDAQRTQIKTIWQAERPTVSARVQELLAENKEMNALAAEENPDQSKVEAVANRQASTIAALLMEKEKMQSKIYGTVLNPDQRVKADELEKRWESRLDRVANHLATQPK